The proteins below are encoded in one region of Desulfosalsimonas propionicica:
- a CDS encoding sigma-54-dependent transcriptional regulator: protein MAAMNSVHGNDNHTKILVVDDEANMRHMLSALLGDAGYCVDTSADGRAALELLETGTYDYIFCDIRMPSMDGMAFLEAAGSRLAETSVIMMSAYGTIDTAVEAMKKGAYDYISKPFKPDEILLALKKAEERESLKRENRALKFRLERIAQPRQFGEMIAESRSMQAVFELGKRVAQYDITVLITGQSGTGKELMARGIHTAGKRGGQPFIPVNCAGIPENLLESELFGHKKGAFTGADRDYKGLFEAASGGTLFLDEIGDLPMSLQVKLLRVLQDSQIRPVGTTRSKTVDTRIVAATSKDLAAQAEQGNFREDLFYRLNVMPIHLPPLVERSEDIASLVQFFIERYQARFEKKITGISARAMSLLMQHSWPGNVRELENVIERAVVLAEEPELDEDLFAGLGRPENKNSGLDAIAAGFSLKSGRQALEQVLIQKALAETGGNRTRAARLLEISHPSLLSKMKTYGIG, encoded by the coding sequence ATGGCAGCAATGAACTCTGTCCATGGAAATGATAATCACACAAAAATCCTTGTCGTGGATGACGAAGCCAACATGCGCCACATGTTAAGCGCATTGCTCGGTGATGCCGGATACTGCGTGGATACGTCCGCAGACGGGCGGGCTGCACTTGAGCTTCTGGAAACCGGCACATATGATTACATTTTCTGTGATATCCGGATGCCGAGCATGGACGGTATGGCCTTTCTGGAGGCGGCCGGCTCCCGACTTGCTGAAACCAGCGTGATCATGATGTCAGCCTATGGCACCATTGATACGGCTGTCGAAGCCATGAAAAAAGGGGCTTATGATTATATCTCAAAGCCGTTTAAGCCCGATGAAATTCTGCTGGCCCTTAAAAAAGCTGAGGAGCGGGAAAGCCTGAAAAGGGAAAATCGCGCACTGAAATTTCGCCTTGAACGCATTGCGCAGCCCCGGCAGTTTGGAGAGATGATTGCCGAAAGCCGGAGCATGCAGGCCGTGTTTGAGCTTGGCAAGCGGGTGGCCCAGTATGACATCACGGTGTTGATCACCGGCCAAAGCGGAACCGGCAAGGAACTGATGGCAAGAGGGATTCATACAGCCGGCAAGCGGGGCGGCCAACCCTTTATTCCGGTCAATTGTGCCGGAATTCCGGAAAACCTGCTTGAAAGCGAGTTGTTTGGACATAAAAAGGGCGCTTTTACAGGAGCTGACCGGGATTACAAGGGCTTGTTCGAGGCGGCTTCCGGGGGAACTTTGTTTCTTGATGAAATCGGGGATCTTCCCATGTCCCTGCAGGTGAAACTGCTTCGGGTGCTGCAGGACAGCCAGATCCGCCCCGTGGGCACTACCCGTTCAAAAACCGTTGATACCCGGATTGTTGCCGCCACTTCCAAGGATCTGGCAGCACAGGCAGAGCAGGGCAATTTTCGGGAGGATCTGTTTTACCGTCTCAATGTAATGCCCATCCACTTGCCGCCCTTGGTGGAACGCAGCGAAGACATCGCATCGCTGGTGCAGTTTTTCATTGAGCGCTACCAGGCCAGGTTTGAAAAAAAAATCACCGGTATCTCAGCCAGGGCCATGTCATTGCTGATGCAGCATTCCTGGCCCGGCAATGTCCGCGAGCTTGAAAATGTGATCGAGCGTGCCGTTGTCCTGGCCGAAGAACCGGAACTCGACGAGGATCTGTTTGCCGGGCTTGGCCGGCCGGAAAACAAAAACAGCGGCCTGGATGCCATTGCAGCCGGATTTTCCCTGAAATCCGGTCGGCAGGCGTTGGAGCAGGTACTGATTCAAAAAGCCCTTGCTGAAACAGGCGGAAACCGAACACGAGCCGCGCGATT